From the Coleofasciculus sp. FACHB-1120 genome, one window contains:
- a CDS encoding NAD(P)H-hydrate dehydratase — protein MQQRQEKIQQMVVTAQQMREIEGRVFAAGMPVAALMEKVGGLIASRVQALYPCLPPSFPSLTGRGKNVLRVGVLVGPGHNGGDGLVVARELHFQGYEVVVYRPIAKLKELTSQHAQYVESLGIPCVEQIEPLQGCDLIIDGLFGFGLERAIAEPIFSAIHQLNQWSKPVISIDLPSGLHTDTGEVLGTAVRATHTFCLGLWKLAFLQDRALESVGKAELIDFDIPVADISAVLGETPNIQQVTSAVAIAHLPIPRPAVTHKYKQGHLLLICGSRKYAGGAILSGLGARSSGVGMLSIAVPESLKPLLVAQLPEALIIGCPETETGAIASLPEEIDLSSYNAIACGPGLTKDATSVVEKVLESDLPIVLDADGLNILAQLNPIPTLSKRQAPTVLTPHTGEFKRLFPDAPDTTKDRVSAVREAAQQSGAVVLLKGARTAICHPGGSVWIVPESTPALARGGSGDVLTGLMGGLVATASQQELPIAEMVQSAAWWHAQAGILAAEERTELGVDAYTLTQYLMAVVRSHSRSSR, from the coding sequence ATGCAACAGAGGCAGGAAAAGATTCAGCAAATGGTGGTGACTGCCCAGCAGATGCGCGAGATTGAAGGGCGCGTATTTGCGGCTGGAATGCCAGTGGCGGCTTTGATGGAAAAGGTGGGGGGTCTGATTGCTAGTCGAGTTCAAGCGCTTTATCCTTGTTTACCCCCCTCATTCCCCTCATTGACGGGAAGAGGTAAGAATGTACTGCGTGTAGGCGTTTTGGTGGGGCCGGGTCACAATGGGGGCGATGGGTTGGTGGTCGCCCGTGAGTTGCATTTTCAGGGTTATGAAGTTGTTGTCTATCGTCCGATTGCCAAGTTGAAAGAATTAACTTCGCAACACGCCCAGTATGTTGAGAGTCTGGGAATTCCCTGTGTTGAGCAGATTGAGCCGTTGCAAGGGTGCGATCTAATTATTGATGGTTTATTTGGGTTTGGGCTGGAAAGAGCGATCGCAGAACCCATATTTTCTGCGATTCATCAACTAAATCAGTGGTCTAAGCCCGTCATTAGTATCGATTTGCCTTCTGGTTTGCACACCGATACTGGGGAAGTTCTGGGAACGGCGGTTCGTGCAACTCACACGTTTTGCTTAGGCTTGTGGAAATTGGCGTTTCTGCAAGATCGAGCCTTAGAATCTGTCGGAAAAGCGGAACTGATTGATTTTGATATCCCGGTGGCGGATATCTCGGCGGTACTGGGTGAGACGCCCAATATTCAGCAGGTGACATCAGCAGTTGCGATCGCGCATCTTCCCATTCCTCGCCCCGCAGTAACTCACAAGTACAAACAAGGACATTTGCTGTTGATTTGCGGTTCTCGCAAGTATGCGGGAGGGGCAATTTTATCCGGTTTGGGAGCCAGATCCAGTGGCGTCGGGATGCTCTCAATTGCAGTGCCAGAATCGCTGAAACCTTTGCTGGTAGCTCAGTTGCCGGAAGCACTGATTATCGGTTGTCCAGAAACGGAGACAGGTGCGATCGCATCTTTGCCAGAAGAAATTGATTTGAGTTCGTATAATGCGATCGCTTGTGGTCCCGGTTTGACAAAAGATGCCACGTCAGTCGTGGAAAAAGTATTAGAAAGCGATTTGCCGATTGTTTTAGACGCTGATGGCTTGAATATCCTCGCCCAATTAAACCCGATACCGACTCTCTCTAAACGACAAGCACCTACTGTTCTCACCCCTCATACAGGTGAGTTTAAGCGTTTGTTTCCAGATGCACCCGATACCACGAAAGATCGGGTAAGTGCAGTTCGGGAAGCAGCCCAGCAAAGTGGGGCAGTGGTACTCCTGAAGGGGGCAAGGACTGCGATCTGCCATCCTGGTGGCTCAGTATGGATTGTTCCCGAAAGCACTCCCGCTTTAGCCCGTGGCGGTAGTGGAGATGTGCTAACGGGGCTAATGGGTGGATTGGTCGCAACGGCATCTCAGCAAGAGTTACCCATCGCAGAGATGGTGCAAAGTGCGGCTTGGTGGCACGCTCAAGCCGGAATTTTGGCAGCCGAGGAGCGGACTGAGTTAGGAGTTGATGCGTATACTTTGACACAGTATTTGATGGCAGTCGTGCGATCGCATAGTAGATCGTCCCGTTGA
- a CDS encoding gluconokinase, producing MIILVMGVSGSGKSTVAQLLAQELNWNFSDADCFHTSSNIEKMSRGIPLTDADRMPWLQAMQHAIDQWLQEGKNQVLACSALKESYRQMLWRDPQQMRLVYLKGSFEAIAQRLEERQSHFMTKTLLQSQFDTLEEPQNALWVDISEPLDVIVQQICRRLEI from the coding sequence ATGATTATTCTCGTCATGGGCGTATCTGGTAGCGGCAAATCTACCGTCGCCCAGCTACTCGCACAAGAACTAAACTGGAATTTTAGCGACGCCGACTGCTTCCACACAAGCTCTAATATTGAAAAGATGAGCCGTGGCATTCCCCTCACCGATGCCGACCGAATGCCGTGGTTGCAAGCCATGCAACACGCCATCGACCAATGGCTACAGGAAGGCAAGAATCAGGTACTAGCGTGTTCTGCCTTAAAAGAATCCTATCGTCAGATGCTGTGGCGAGATCCCCAACAGATGCGACTCGTTTATCTCAAAGGGAGTTTCGAGGCGATCGCGCAGCGGCTGGAAGAACGCCAAAGCCACTTTATGACCAAAACGCTGCTGCAAAGCCAGTTTGACACCCTTGAAGAACCACAGAATGCCCTTTGGGTAGACATTTCCGAGCCGCTAGACGTAATTGT
- the mnmA gene encoding tRNA 2-thiouridine(34) synthase MnmA: MNKVVVGLSGGVDSSVAAATLHHQGYEVVGLTLWLMKGKGQCCSEGMVDAASLCEQLGIPHHIVDSRDVFQANIVDYLVAGYESGITPLPCSQCNKAVKFGPMLRYASEELGIDKIATGHYARIGYDAETGRYQLRRAVDLSKDQSYFLYDLSQEMLAGSMFPLGELHKTETRRIAAEFGLKTADKPESMDLCLVESHGSMQTFLDKYISQQTGDIVDQSGKVLGQHTGIHHYTIGQRKGIGVAAAEPLYVVALDAVRNRVIVGDRASTHKPECTVSRLNWVSIPEPTSPIRAEVQVRYRSKAVPVSVIPLEDSRIKLVFDEPQFGITPGQAAVLYDGDIVLGGGIIDRFE; the protein is encoded by the coding sequence ATGAATAAAGTCGTCGTCGGCCTCTCCGGTGGAGTTGATAGTTCCGTCGCAGCCGCTACCCTCCACCATCAAGGATATGAAGTTGTTGGTCTTACCCTCTGGCTAATGAAGGGTAAAGGTCAATGCTGTTCTGAGGGAATGGTCGATGCGGCTTCTCTTTGCGAACAGTTGGGCATTCCCCATCACATTGTTGATAGTCGGGATGTTTTTCAGGCAAATATTGTCGATTACCTGGTTGCGGGATACGAATCGGGGATTACTCCGTTACCTTGTTCTCAGTGCAATAAGGCGGTGAAATTTGGCCCGATGCTGCGCTATGCCTCTGAAGAATTGGGGATTGATAAAATTGCCACGGGTCATTATGCGCGGATCGGGTATGACGCAGAAACAGGACGTTATCAGCTGCGTCGGGCTGTAGATTTATCTAAGGATCAGTCGTACTTTTTGTACGATTTAAGCCAAGAAATGCTAGCGGGATCGATGTTTCCGTTGGGAGAACTGCACAAGACAGAAACTCGGCGCATCGCCGCAGAATTCGGCTTAAAAACCGCTGATAAGCCAGAAAGTATGGATTTGTGTTTGGTTGAATCCCACGGTTCCATGCAAACGTTTCTAGACAAGTACATTTCTCAGCAAACGGGTGACATTGTTGACCAGTCCGGGAAGGTGTTGGGTCAGCATACGGGTATCCATCACTACACCATTGGACAGCGGAAGGGAATTGGTGTTGCGGCGGCGGAACCGCTGTATGTGGTGGCGTTGGATGCGGTACGGAATCGAGTGATTGTAGGCGATCGCGCTAGCACCCACAAGCCTGAATGCACCGTATCGCGGTTAAATTGGGTTTCTATCCCAGAACCCACCAGTCCCATCCGCGCCGAAGTGCAAGTCCGCTATCGTTCAAAGGCAGTACCAGTCAGCGTAATTCCTCTCGAAGATTCGCGAATCAAGCTTGTCTTCGATGAACCCCAGTTCGGGATTACCCCTGGACAAGCTGCGGTTTTGTACGATGGAGATATCGTACTCGGCGGCGGCATCATCGACAGGTTTGAGTAA